The Pyrus communis chromosome 2, drPyrComm1.1, whole genome shotgun sequence genome includes a window with the following:
- the LOC137725235 gene encoding uncharacterized protein, which translates to MKEDQDQDQYQEAATGEKRKLEDSSISILLAKQKAQEIAARLVSDAESKRPRLEEEQPYRQPSPVYNPPPYPVFTPQSGQSYGSPSTSKKITIPNGKVGVIIGKQGETIKSLQLQSGAKIQITRDSEADPTSLTRDVDLTGTPEQISRAEQLISDVLAEADAGVSAPSTNQGFNSMQPGSEQFIMKVPTNKVALIIGKGGETIRTMQSKSGARIQVVPLHPPPGDMSTERSVHINGTTEQIEAAKELVNEVISGKRIVNPSGTNSYMQQSYPPPGSWAPPGQAPIQQQQPHYGYAQPGSYAPPASYYGNYPTQVAGWDQSNQVATSQPPQDSSGYNYYGQPPQLGSAPQNPSYDYNQTPPVAIHGYDQGYAQQPPSYGGQAPVSDYQQQYATTGYGPPAVPSSADATASQSTQPSAAYPVPYSQPTANPQAGYWTHPSSTGQAHPGYYQTGYGGQQGVEDPSAASQPAAYGHGEYHQPEPSHYAPAVNPPTNSESQHQQQDHSQLPSNGYEEPSGYGGERTGDKNSDGDVSAPATETVGSES; encoded by the exons ATGAAAGAAGACCAAGACCAAGACCAATACCAAGAAGCTGCCACCGGCGAGAAGCGGAAGCTGGAAGACAGCAGCATCAGCATCCTACTGGCCAAGCAGAAAGCTCAGGAAATCGCAGCCCGACTCGTAAGCGACGCCGAGTCAAAGCGTCCTCGACTCGAGGAGGAGCAGCCCTACCGCCAACCCAGCCCCGTCTACAACCCTCCTCCTTACCCTG TTTTTACTCCGCAATCAGGACAGTCTTATGGTTCTCCAAGCACAAGCAAGAAAATAACTATACCAAATGGGAAG GTTGGGGTAATTATTGGAAAACAAGGAGAAACGATAAAAAGTCTACAACTTCAGTCAGGAGCCAAAATTCAGATAACCCGGGATTCAGAAGCTGATCCTACTTCTCTTACGAGGGATGTGGACTTGACCGGTACACCTGAGCAGATCAGTAGGGCAGAACAACTTATCAGTGATGTCCTAGCAGAG GCAGATGCAGGGGTCTCTGCTCCGTCTACAAATCAGGGATTCAACTCAATGCAACCTGGATCAGAACAGTTTATCATGAAAGTACCCACTAATAAG GTTGCCTTGATCATTGGCAAGGGAGGTGAGACGATCAGGACCATGCAAAGCAAGTCAGGAGCTCGTATTCAG GTGGTACCATTGCACCCTCCTCCTGGTGATATGTCAACTGAGAGATCAGTACATATAAATGGAACGACAGAGCAAATTGAGGCAGCCAAAGAATTGGTCAATGAAGTAATCAGCGGG AAGCGTATAGTAAATCCCTCTGGAACCAATAGCTATATGCAGCAGTCTTACCCCCCTCCTGGTAGTTGGGCCCCACCAGGACAAGCTCCAATTCAGCAACAGCAGCCCCATTATGGGTATGCACAACCAGGAAGTTATGCCCCTCCTGCCTCATACTATGGCAACTATCCTACGCAGGTAGCAGGTTGGGATCAATCAAACCAAGTAGCCACGTCCCAGCCGCCTCAAGACAGTAGTGGATACAATTACTATGGACAACCACCTCAGCTGGGGTCAGCTCCCCAAAATCCTAGCTACGACTACAATCAGACACCTCCTGTCGCCATCCATGGTTATGATCAGGGATATGCTCAGCAGCCACCAAGTTATGGAGGCCAAGCTCCAGTATCTGATTACCAGCAACAATATGCAACTACAGGATATGGACCACCTGCGGTGCCATCCAGTGCGGATGCAACTGCTTCTCAAAGTACCCAGCCTTCAGCTGCTTATCCAGTTCCATACAGCCAGCCAACAGCCAACCCTCAGGCTGGGTATTGGACTCATCCAAGCAGCACAGGCCAAGCACATCCTGGTTATTACCAAACAGGTTATGGAGGGCAGCAGGGGGTTGAAGACCCTTCTGCAGCATCTCAGCCCGCAGCATATGGACACGGTGAGTACCATCAGCCAGAGCCTTCACATTACGCCCCAGCAGTGAATCCGCCTACAAACAGCGAGTCACAGCATCAGCAGCAAGACCACTCACAGCTTCCAAGCAATGGATATGAAGAGCCATCAGGTTATGGTGGGGAAAGAACCGGCGACAAGAATTCAGATGGAGATGTGTCGGCCCCTGCAACAGAGACTGTTGGTTCTGAAAGCTGA